A genomic segment from Malus domestica chromosome 05, GDT2T_hap1 encodes:
- the LOC103434818 gene encoding dof zinc finger protein DOF1.4-like — protein MLSNCDHEKMALLISSTTNEWPQLQQDIQIDDIHHQKGLNNNNNNVRSSSTSSPANRVMEKPGQEQLQLQQQALKCPRCDSSNTKFCYYNNYSLSQPRHFCKACKRYWTRGGTLRNVPVGGGCRKNKRVKRPGSTSSTSSAMDGGATSSSSSVPSTTAAANNNSNPNSQPSHIDQINPLFYGLSSNPFMDTASGFDLHQLNHHAQLGLGFSSSSGTNMMSSDNYRNRFNPASSSSLPSNYSSMFSASPSTTVPTMASVLASKFINGGAFKDIQARGPHQQNQYFQSLLPFEDLQIAAGNNGEVGGAAKDVKVEDHNGQNRLQWNNNNGSSNVNGNMNCQNQISEQMGLSDPTPYWNSSTLGSNWHDPANLGSSVSSLI, from the exons ATGTTGAGCAACTGTGATCATGAGAAGATGGCTCTACTCATCTCTTCAACTACTAACGAATGGCCACAg TTGCAGCAGGACATTCAAATCGATGATATTCATCATCAAAAGGGCTTgaataacaacaacaataacgTTAGGTCTTCATCCACGTCTTCGCCGGCGAATCGGGTAATGGAGAAACCAGGTCAAGAACAACTCCAGCTCCAACAGCAAGCCCTAAAGTGCCCTCGCTGCGATTCGTCAAACACCAAGTTCTGTTACTACAACAACTACAGCTTGTCCCAGCCGAGGCACTTTTGCAAGGCCTGCAAGCGCTACTGGACCCGAGGTGGGACCCTCCGCAACGTTCCGGTCGGTGGAGGTTGCCGAAAGAACAAGCGCGTAAAGAGGCCCGGCTCAACATCCTCAACATCGTCAGCCATGGATGGAGGAgctacttcttcttcctcttcagtTCCTAGCACTACTGCTGCtgctaataataattcaaacCCTAATTCACAACCATCCCACATCGATCAAATCAATCCGCTGTTTTATGGGTTGTCTAGTAACCCTTTTATGGATACTGCTTCAGGGTTTGATCTTCATCAGTTGAATCATCACGCTCAGCTGGGATTAGGGTTTTCATCATCCTCAGGTACTAATATGATGTCCAGTGATAATTATCGAAACCGGTTTAATCCTGCTTCGAGTTCATCACTTCCTTCCAATTATAGTTCCATGTTTAGTGCTTCCCCATCCACCACAGTTCCAACTATGGCTTCTGTGCTTGCTTCTAAATTCATTAATGGCGGTGCTTTCAAAGATATTCAAGCTAGAGGGCCTCATCAGCAAAACCAGTACTTCCAGTCCTTACTACCCTTCGAAGATCTTCAAATAGCGGCAGGAAACAACGGCGAGGTTGGTGGTGCCGCGAAAGACGTGAAAGTAGAAGATCATAATGGCCAAAACAGGTTACAGTGGAATAATAACAATGGTAGCAGTAATGTGAATGGTAATATGAATTGCCAGAATCAGATCTCGGAGCAAATGGGGCTATCAGATCCTACTCCTTACTGGAACTCATCGACTCTCGGTTCTAATTGGCATGATCCAGCAAATCTTGGGTCCTCGGTCTCTTCACTGATCTAG
- the LOC103435080 gene encoding dof zinc finger protein 1-like codes for MQQQQQEGGEQKEQQNQDQRLKAAEQQNQQPHGCPRCQSMNTKFCYYNNYSLSQPRYFCKACRRYWTQGGTLRNVPVGGGCRKGKRAKGGSSSASASRTVQPQPSQKEQDMQNNLGIGGGSVGMSTANPSGGLAIHHQYYPGSSHGYLSSFAGLQSLSQSQPFNVGGGHDPASNMSLLQGFNLSVPMVALQPQQRQQFFQVSGARSNSLLDQAALYPSEHDLWAPQSVVNRSSVNPSSSSAAAASDSALWTMGHNNPITTTTTTTTTTTSSSGGGPSLNPKQWPDLPGSYGSPN; via the coding sequence ATGCAGCAACAGCAGCAGGAGGGGGGTGAGCAGAAGGAGCAGCAGAACCAGGATCAGCGGTTGAAGGCGGCGGAGCAGCAGAACCAGCAGCCGCACGGGTGCCCGCGGTGCCAGTCCATGAACACCAAGTTCTGCTACTACAACAACTACAGTCTCTCTCAGCCACGGTACTTTTGCAAGGCGTGTAGGAGGTACTGGACTCAGGGAGGGACCCTCAGGAACGTTCCCGTCGGCGGCGGATGCCGGAAGGGGAAGCGCGCCAAGGGGGGTTCCTCCTCGGCGTCAGCATCTCGGACCGTGCAGCCGCAGCCATCACAGAAAGAGCAGGACATGCAGAACAATTTGGGAATTGGCGGCGGGTCCGTGGGGATGTCTACGGCCAACCCGAGCGGTGGATTGGCTATTCACCATCAGTACTACCCTGGTTCTTCTCATGGGTACTTGTCATCTTTTGCAGGGCTTCAATCTCTGAGTCAATCTCAGCCGTTCAATGTTGGGGGCGGTCATGATCCTGCCTCGAACATGAGCCTGCTGCAGGGGTTCAATCTCTCAGTTCCTATGGTGGCGTTGCAGCCGCAGCAGCGTCAGCAGTTTTTTCAGGTGAGCGGCGCTAGGAGCAACAGTCTGTTGGATCAAGCTGCTCTGTACCCATCTGAGCATGATCTGTGGGCCCCCCAGAGCGTCGTCAACAGATCATCTGtgaatccttcttcttcttctgcagcaGCAGCCTCGGACAGCGCTTTGTGGACCATGGGCCATAACAatcccatcaccaccaccaccaccaccaccaccaccactaccagCAGCAGCGGCGGCGGCCCATCTCTGAACCCAAAGCAGTGGCCTGATCTGCCCGGATCATATGGCTCTCCTAATTGA
- the LOC103434812 gene encoding desiccation-related protein PCC3-06-like: MVVISMAQNIIFNLSKSFPQTPSSLSLRNSSHKVSRVCFASASKSSEDRNAPEGNRDSRANWAYDDKKWRNENVNYKGKDPADELKDKPKSAAETMAEKAKEGVNRAAETAESAKEKAKQYGYETKEKTKEMADTAAEKAKEGTYEAVETAEQAKEKAKENVWSMKEKTEDVAETVAEKVKKATSKAAETAKNTVKGAWGAVKETGDKIKETVVGTSSDSDDELAVEENVVGVLDDGVEVVEILDEEGNVVDVTRRIRKPEDDEVAAEENVVDVLDEDVMVVEILDEKGNVVDVRRRIRRPEDDVKK, encoded by the exons ATGGTAGTTATTTCCATGGCACAAAATATCATCTTCAACCTCTCCAAGTCTTTCCCTCAAACCCCTTCATCACTCTCTCTCAGAAATTCCTCTCACAAAGTCTCGAGAGTCTGCTTCGCCTCCGCCTCCAAATCCTCCGAG GATCGAAATGCACCAGAAGGGAATAGAGATTCGAGGGCCAACTGGGCATATGATGACAAGAAGTGGAGGAATGAGAACGTGAATTACAAAGGAAAGGATCCAGCAGATGAACTCAAGGATAAGCCGAAGAGCGCAGCCGAGACCATGGCGGAGAAGGCTAAAGAGGGAGTGAACAGAGCAGCGGAGACGGCAGAGAGCGCCAAGGAGAAAGCAAAACAGTACGGTTATGAAACAAAGGAGAAAACCAAAGAAATGGCCGACACTGCGGCTGAGAAGGCAAAGGAGGGAACTTATGAGGCCGTGGAGACGGCGGAGCAGGCCAAGGAGAAGGCGAAAGAGAATGTTTGGAGTATGAAGGAGAAAACAGAGGACGTGGCAGAAACGGTGGCGGAGAAGGTGAAGAAGGCGACGAGCAAGGCAGCAGAGACGGCGAAGAACACAGTGAAGGGGGCGTGGGGGGCCGTGAAGGAGACGGGGGATAAGATCAAGGAGACAGTGGTTGGGACTTCATCGGACTCTGACGATGAGCTGGCGGTGGAGGAGAATGTTGTGGGGGTTTTGGATGACGGTGTGGAGGTGGTGGAAATATTGGATGAGGAGGGGAACGTTGTGGATGTTACGAGGCGGATTAGGAAGCCTGAAGACGATGAGGTGGCCGCGGAGGAGAATGTTGTGGACGTTCTGGATGAGGAtgtgatggtggtggagatATTGGATGAGAAGGGGAATGTTGTGGATGTTAGGAGGCGGATTCGGAGGCCTGAAGATGATGTGAAGAAATAG
- the LOC103434813 gene encoding uncharacterized protein ECU03_1610-like — protein MAVFSVADNAMFNLSRSFPRFSQPPSLRYSSQKVSRVCFISASKSEGRNAAGENKGYDKAKETMGEGLENTKRKAEEMKETTKDYAQEAKDKTKSAAETMEENTKSAAGTMEEKAKEGTNRAAETVESTKEKAKEYGYETKEKTNEMADTVTEKVGEGTQRAAETAESAKEKAKENMWGMEKKTEDAVGTLAEKVEEGRSKAAETAKDTVEGAWGAVKETGQKIKETVVAPDEEVGGGGH, from the exons ATGGCAGTGTTTTCCGTAGCAGATAATGCTATGTTCAACCTCTCCAGATCTTTTCCTCGTTTCTCTCAGCCACCCTCTCTCAGATATTCATCTCAGAAAGTCTCCCGCGTCTGCTTCATCTCCGCCTCCAAATCCGAG GGACGAAATGCGGCCGGGGAGAACAAGGGATATGACAAAGCGAAAGAAACCATGGGAGAAGGCCTAGAAAACACGAAGCGAAAAGCCGAGGAAATGAAAGAGACGACCAAGGATTACGCGCAGGAAGCAAAGGATAAGACGAAGAGCGCAGCTGAGACTATGGAGGAGAATACGAAGAGCGCAGCTGGGACTATGGAGGAGAAGGCGAAAGAGGGAACGAATAGAGCAGCGGAGACGGTGGAGAGCACCAAGGAGAAAGCTAAAGAGTACGGTTACGAGACAAAGGAGAAGACCAATGAGATGGCGGACACTGTGACAGAAAAAGTGGGGGAGGGGACTCAGAGGGCAGCCGAGACAGCGGAGAGCGCGAAGGAGAAGGCCAAAGAGAATATGTGGGGGATGGAGAAGAAAACAGAGGATGCGGTGGGAACTTTGGCGGAGAAGGTGGAGGAGGGGAGAAGTAAGGCGGCGGAGACGGCAAAGGACACAGTGGAAGGGGCTTGGGGGGCGGTGAAGGAGACGGGGCAGAAGATTAAGGAGACGGTGGTAGCTCCTGATGAGGAAGTGGGAGGTGGTGGCCATTGA
- the LOC103434814 gene encoding uncharacterized protein ECU03_1610-like isoform X2, whose protein sequence is MAVFHVAKNVMFNLSRSFPRSSQSLSLRYSSQKGRNAAGENKGYDNNNKNWMNKEREYGSANVNSRAKETMGEGLEKTKRKAEETKETTKDYAEEAKEKAKRAAETMAEKAKEGTNRAAETAESTKEKAKEYGYETKEKTEEVADTLTEKAKEGTQRAAETAESAKEKAKENMWGMKEKTEDAVGTVAEKVKEGTSKAAETAKGTVKGAWGAVKETGQKIKETVVAPDEEVGAVAIDDDSTSESDVDVDVDGDGVAEGKVMEADVVELKAACRQGP, encoded by the exons ATGGCAGTATTTCACGTCGCAAAAAATGTTATGTTCAACCTCTCCAGATCTTTTCCTCGATCCTCTCAGTCACTCTCCCTCAGATATTCATCTCAGAAG GGACGAAATGCGGCCGGAGAGAACAAGGGAtatgacaacaacaacaagaactGGATGAATAAGGAACGAGAGTACGGGTCGGCGAACGTGAACAGCAGAGCGAAAGAAACCATGGGAGAAGGGCTAGAAAAGACGAAGCGAAAAGCAGAGGAGACGAAAGAGACGACCAAGGATTACGCGGAGGAAGCAAAGGAGAAGGCAAAGAGAGCAGCCGAGACTATGGCGGAGAAGGCGAAAGAGGGAACGAACAGAGCAGCGGAGACGGCTGAGAGCACCAAGGAGAAAGCTAAAGAGTACGGTTACGAGACAAAGGAGAAGACCGAGGAGGTGGCGGACACACTGACAGAAAAAGCGAAGGAGGGGACTCAGAGGGCAGCCGAGACAGCGGAGAGCGCGAAGGAGAAGGCCAAAGAGAATATGTGGGGGATGAAGGAGAAAACAGAGGATGCGGTGGGAACTGTGGCGGAGAAGGTGAAGGAGGGGACTAGTAAGGCGGCGGAGACGGCAAAGGGCACAGTGAAAGGGGCGTGGGGGGCGGTGAAGGAGACAGGGCAGAAGATTAAGGAGACGGTGGTAGCTCCTGATGAGGAAGTAGGAGCGGTGGCCATTGATGATGACTCTACTAGTGAGAGTGATGTGGATGTTGACGTGGATGGCGATGGAGTGGCGGAAGGGAAGGTGATGGAAGCGGATGTGGTGGAACTAAAGGCGGCGTGCCGGCAAGGGCCTTGA
- the LOC103434814 gene encoding late embryogenesis abundant protein, group 3-like isoform X1, with translation MAVFHVAKNVMFNLSRSFPRSSQSLSLRYSSQKVSRVCFTTASKFSMGRNAAGENKGYDNNNKNWMNKEREYGSANVNSRAKETMGEGLEKTKRKAEETKETTKDYAEEAKEKAKRAAETMAEKAKEGTNRAAETAESTKEKAKEYGYETKEKTEEVADTLTEKAKEGTQRAAETAESAKEKAKENMWGMKEKTEDAVGTVAEKVKEGTSKAAETAKGTVKGAWGAVKETGQKIKETVVAPDEEVGAVAIDDDSTSESDVDVDVDGDGVAEGKVMEADVVELKAACRQGP, from the exons ATGGCAGTATTTCACGTCGCAAAAAATGTTATGTTCAACCTCTCCAGATCTTTTCCTCGATCCTCTCAGTCACTCTCCCTCAGATATTCATCTCAGAAGGTATCCCGCGTTTGCTTCACCACCGCCTCCAAATTCTCCATG GGACGAAATGCGGCCGGAGAGAACAAGGGAtatgacaacaacaacaagaactGGATGAATAAGGAACGAGAGTACGGGTCGGCGAACGTGAACAGCAGAGCGAAAGAAACCATGGGAGAAGGGCTAGAAAAGACGAAGCGAAAAGCAGAGGAGACGAAAGAGACGACCAAGGATTACGCGGAGGAAGCAAAGGAGAAGGCAAAGAGAGCAGCCGAGACTATGGCGGAGAAGGCGAAAGAGGGAACGAACAGAGCAGCGGAGACGGCTGAGAGCACCAAGGAGAAAGCTAAAGAGTACGGTTACGAGACAAAGGAGAAGACCGAGGAGGTGGCGGACACACTGACAGAAAAAGCGAAGGAGGGGACTCAGAGGGCAGCCGAGACAGCGGAGAGCGCGAAGGAGAAGGCCAAAGAGAATATGTGGGGGATGAAGGAGAAAACAGAGGATGCGGTGGGAACTGTGGCGGAGAAGGTGAAGGAGGGGACTAGTAAGGCGGCGGAGACGGCAAAGGGCACAGTGAAAGGGGCGTGGGGGGCGGTGAAGGAGACAGGGCAGAAGATTAAGGAGACGGTGGTAGCTCCTGATGAGGAAGTAGGAGCGGTGGCCATTGATGATGACTCTACTAGTGAGAGTGATGTGGATGTTGACGTGGATGGCGATGGAGTGGCGGAAGGGAAGGTGATGGAAGCGGATGTGGTGGAACTAAAGGCGGCGTGCCGGCAAGGGCCTTGA
- the LOC103434815 gene encoding B3 domain-containing transcription factor LEC2-like gives MENFNPPSIPSTTTITSAHKTNNSQSTCEPVSCLPSTTCSPSATQYRYYPAQYLAPNPGLQFLHANNQYPYRQAGLHMYPFLVSAQPNMVLSREQASRDQSGWILDALMSKSARNERKMARQRSLSLSRNAANAAVSCTCSPPLSRHPPFHGNDGDDDTRGIISTSSSGNGADLQNTKEQLYSFCTPDNKKLRPLFKKELKNSDVGPLGRIILPKKEAENNLPMLSDREGIQLTVRDVHSNRHWEFKYKFWSNNRSRMYVFEYTGAFVRKKKLQAGDCIYLYEDECKNLYISVEKVQRPVHVAEPSSSKQRNTTTNPTDQTIKIVPNINTSLKANTTDNNKTNTNTNTNAKTPNTDAKTLGSNPYVASNLSSPSPYTYVAGNKEDELSLEQLVEQLKQDQETNIFADALSMVSRDYREHEEATALSNIAASHIETSTQPPSTLAVGIDPSSSSSSSQTRATMRMVDDDHFDLDDCYKGLGMLPEVNRYKYI, from the exons ATGGAGAACTTCAACCCACCATCTATCCCCTCTACAACCACCATAACCTCTGCTCACAAGACAAATAACTCACAGTCCACTTGTGAACCAGTGAGTTGTTTGCCTTCAACTACTTGTAGTCCTTCGGCCACTCAGTACAGGTATTACCCGGCACAGTATCTAGCACCAAATCCAGGCCTGCAATTCCTGCATGCAAATAATCAATACCCGTACCGTCAGGCCGGTCTCCATATGTATCCATTCCTGGTCAGTGCCCAACCGAATATGGTTCTTTCCAGAGAACAGGCCAGCCGAGACCAATCAGGATGGATATTGGATGCACTTATGTCCAAGTCTGCAAGAAATGAGAGAAAGATGGCGAGACAGAGGAGTCTCAGTTTGAGCAGAAACGCAGCCAACGCTGCAGTTTCCTGTACTTGTTCTCCCCCACTGAGCAGGCATCCTCCATTTCATGGgaatgatggtgatgatgatacTCGTGGAATCATTTCCACGTCATCATCTGGAAATGGTGCTGATTTGCAGAACACCAAAGAACAGCTCTACTCGTTCTGCACGCCGGATAACAAG AAATTGAGACCGCTTTTTAAGAAGGAGTTAAAGAATAGTGATGTTGGACCTTTGGGTAGGATTATACTACCAAAG AAAGAAGCGGAAAATAACCTTCCAATGCTCTCCGACAGAGAAGGCATCCAGCTGACTGTCAGAGATGTACATTCCAACCGGCATTGGGAATTCAAATACAA GTTCTGGTCAAATAACAGAAGCAGAATGTATGTGTTCGAATATACTG GCGCTTTTGTTAGGAAAAAAAAGCTGCAGGCGGGAGATTGCATTTATCTTTATGAGGATGAATGCAAGAACCTC TACATCTCCGTAGAAAAGGTGCAAAGACCAGTACATGTAGCTGAGCCCTCCTCTTCTAAACAGCGTAATACTACAACTAACCCTACAGATCAAACCATCAAGATCGTCCCCAACATCAACACTAGCCTCAAGGCCAACACCACCGACAACAACAAAACTAACACCAACACCAACACCAACGCCAAAACTCCCAACACCGATGCCAAAACCCTTGGAAGTAACCCCTATGTGGCCTCAAACTTATCTTCACCTTCACCCTATACCTATGTAGCTGGCAACAAAGAAGACGAATTATCTCTAGAACAACTTGTGGAACAACTTAAGCAAGATCAAGAAACTAACATCTTTGCGGATGCTTTGTCTATGGTCTCTAGAGACTATAGGGAACATGAGGAAGCTACTGCTTTGTCCAACATCGCTGCTAGCCATATTGAAACATCTACCCAGCCACCATCCACATTGGCTGTAGGAATCGATccttcatcgtcatcatcatcatcacagaCTAGAGCAACAATGAGGATGGTAGATGACGATCACTTTGATCTCGATGACTGCTACAAAGGCCTTGGGATGCTCCCAGAAGTCAACCGCTACAAATACATATGA
- the LOC103434817 gene encoding small ribosomal subunit protein uS5c-like, translated as MAMSTTSSSLSSLSSLSLHPSPRLSILPFTAAATPATKPRKPISLLLSSSRPTTVIFNAAAADVETSFFDNEDPEFDGVFEPPEAPEDFVPPPSFDEDSTETEDEIAAAYEELYGPAYSGVTMLGNDIYVMDSKVKKLGAFGKLKKEKVRDGFEERVVQVRRVTKVVKGGKQLHFRAIVVVGDKQGNVGVGVGKAKEVIGAVQKSAVNARRNIISVPMTKYLTFPHRSEGDYGAAKVMLRPASPGTGVIAGGSVRIVLEMAGVENALGKQLGSKNALNNARATVVAVQKMRQFRDVARERGIPMEELWK; from the exons ATGGCCATGTCCACaacctcctcctctctctcctctctctcttccctctctctccacCCCTCTCCCCGCCTCTCCATCCTCCCATTCACCGCCGCAGCCACCCCGGCAaccaaacccagaaaacccatTTCCCTCCTCCTGTCCTCTTCCCGACCCACCACCGTTATCTTCAATGCCGCAGCGGCCGACGTCGAGACCTCCTTCTTCGACAACGAGGACCCCGAATTCGACGGCGTGTTCGAGCCCCCGGAGGCCCCCGAAGACTTCGTCCCCCCGCCTTCCTTCGATGAGGATTCGACCGAGACTGAGGACGAAATTGCCGCCGCGTACGAGGAGCTGTACGGCCCTGCGTACAGCGGCGTGACCATGCTGGGGAATGACATTTACGTGATGGACTCGAAGGTGAAAAAGCTTGGGGCTTTTGGTAagttgaagaaggagaaggttAGAGATGGGTTCGAGGAGAGGGTGGTTCAGGTGAGGAGGGTGACGAAGGTGGTGAAAGGAGGGAAGCAGCTGCATTTTCGGGCGATTGTGGTGGTCGGCGACAAGCAGGGCAATGTGGGTGTCGGCGTTGGGAAGGCCAAGGAGGTTATTGGGGCAGTGCAGAAGTCTGCGGTGAATGCGAGAAGGAACATTATCAGTGTGCCCATGACCAAGTACCTGACTTTTCCTCACAG ATCTGAGGGAGATTATGGAGCAGCAAAGGTGATGCTGAGGCCCGCTTCTCCTGGTACTGGAGTTATCGCCGGAGGGTCCGTGAGAATAGTTCTCGAAATGGCAGGTGTCGAGAATGCTCTTGGGAAGCAACTTGGAAGTAAGAATGCTCTCAACAATGCTAGAGCCACTGTCGTTGCAGTACAGAAAATGAGGCAGTTCCGGGATGTCGCTCGTGAGCGTGGTATCCCGATGGAAGAGCTTTGGAAGTGA